Below is a window of Calditrichota bacterium DNA.
CTGATGCCTTCATTGGGTTGAATGCGAATCGCCAACACGTTTTGTTCGAGCCGGTCAACCGGAGACTGATCGAAAACCATGTGCGGCACTTTCTTGAATACGATCGCGACTTCCGTGGCGCGTTTGGCCAGACGTTTTCCGGTGCGCAAATAAAACGGCACGCCGCTCCAGCGCCAGTTGTCGATATTGAGTTTCAGCGCGGCATAGGTTTCCGTGCGTGAATTCGGATTGACTCCGTGTTCGTCGAGATAGCCCGCGACCGGCGCTCCGGCGACGGCTCCGGCGGAATATTGAGCGCGTACTGCGATATTGGGCACGTCCTTTTCGCGAATCGGCCGCACGGATTCGAGCACTTTGCGCTTCTCGTCGCGGATCGCTTCGGGTGAAAGACTGGCGGGACGCTCCATCGCCACCATCGCCAAAATCTGCATCAAGTGGTTCTGGATCATGTCGCGGAGTGCGCCGGACTCTTCGTAATACTGCGCGCGTTCTTCGACGCCGAGGGCTTCAGCGGCGGTGATCGCAACATGGTCGACGTAACGCAAATTCCATATCGGTTCGAACAGCGTGTTCGCAAGACGCAAAACTAAAATGTTCTGTACGGTTTCTTTGCCGAGATAGTGGTCGATACGGTAAATCTGATCTTCGCGAAAAACCGCTGCGGCGGCAGAGTTGAGAGCTTCCGCGCTCTCGAAATCACGGCCAAACGGTTTTTCGATAATGATCCTGCTCCATGCGCCGGGCTCCGGTTCGGCCATTCCGACTGCGCCCAACGCCGCGATGTTCGATTCGTACGCGGTCGGAGGAATCGAGAGATACATCAAGTGATTGCGCGGTCCGCCGGCGCCTTCCATTTCGCCCAGCCGCCAGCGGAGTTTGTCGTACTTGCCGTCCTTCGCCGAATCTTCGACGACAAAAATTCTCTCGGCGAATCTGCGAGCAAATTCGTCGTCGGGAATCGACCCGGGTGCGAGCTTCTTGGCGTTCTCTATGACTTCAGTACGAAACTCGTCGAGGTTCATTTCCTTGCGCGACACCGCGAGGAATTGAGTTTGCTCGGACATGCGGCCTTCGCGCACGAGATGAGCCAAGGACGGAAACAGCTTGCGCTGCGCCAAATCACCCGTCGCGCCGAGAATGATCAGCACACACGGATCGGCGGGATGTTCCATCAGCATCCCGCTGCGGAAAGGATTTGTTTTCGTATCGCTCATTTTTCCAGTTTCATTGCATGACCGCCGAATTGATTGCGCAGCGCGCTCAAAAGTCGCAATCCAAAACCCTCTTCATCGCGTGAAGCGAATCTCGCGAAGAGTGCCGCGGAAATCGTGGGGGCAGGCACCGCATAGTCGACACACTCGTGCACCGTCCACCGTCCTTCTCCGCTGTCGGCGACCCACGGCTTGACTTTTTCGAGATTTGGATCGTCTTCGAGCGCGAGTGTAGCCAATTCCAACAGCCAAGAACGCACGACGCTGCCGTGTTCCCAGACCTTGGAAACAGCGGGGAGGTCAATCGGGAACGGCCCGCGGTGCATCAATTCGAATCCTTCGGCGTAGGATTGCATGATTGCGTATTCGATGCCGTTGTGAACCATTTTGACAAAATGTCCCGATCCTGTTTCACCGCAGCGTAAATAGCCGTTTTCGGGAGCGAGTGTCTTTAGAGCGGGCTCTACGACCGCAAAGGCTTCTTTGCTCGAGCCGACCATCAAACAATATCCGACCTGCAAACCCCACACTCCGCCCGATGTGCCAGCGTCCATGAAGTGAATGCCGTGAGCTTTCAGCTCCTCGCCGCGACGCATAGAGTCGCGGAAATTGGAGTTGCCTCCGTCGACTATGACATCGCCGGGCTTGAGTAGTGTCTTCAGCTCGGCGATCGAATCATCCACGGGCGCGCCTGCGGGAATCATCAGCCAAACAACTTTCTGACCTTCTAACTTGCCGACCAAGTCAGCTAAATCTGTGGCTCCAATTGCCCCCTTGGAGACAGCCACATCGATGGGTGCCTGTGATCTGTTTGAGACGACGCAGGAGTGTCCCCCAAGCAGCAGCCGTTCGACCATATTGCCGCCCATTTTTCCCAGTCCGACGAATCCAATTTTCATGCTAAGCCCTTATTTGAAAATAGTTTAGAAAGGAAGTGCCGAGAGTGTTGAACCTACTTCATGCTCTACAATAAACCGAATTTCTCATGTGATTGCAATTTACGGCG
It encodes the following:
- the zwf gene encoding glucose-6-phosphate dehydrogenase, encoding MSDTKTNPFRSGMLMEHPADPCVLIILGATGDLAQRKLFPSLAHLVREGRMSEQTQFLAVSRKEMNLDEFRTEVIENAKKLAPGSIPDDEFARRFAERIFVVEDSAKDGKYDKLRWRLGEMEGAGGPRNHLMYLSIPPTAYESNIAALGAVGMAEPEPGAWSRIIIEKPFGRDFESAEALNSAAAAVFREDQIYRIDHYLGKETVQNILVLRLANTLFEPIWNLRYVDHVAITAAEALGVEERAQYYEESGALRDMIQNHLMQILAMVAMERPASLSPEAIRDEKRKVLESVRPIREKDVPNIAVRAQYSAGAVAGAPVAGYLDEHGVNPNSRTETYAALKLNIDNWRWSGVPFYLRTGKRLAKRATEVAIVFKKVPHMVFDQSPVDRLEQNVLAIRIQPNEGISLKFEAKLPGYALHVRPVDMDFRYGSSFSGRLSDAYERLLLDAMIGDQTLFARRDAVEEGWRIVQPVLDAWANDTSDPLPQYVAGSWGPSEADVLLAAEDHRWRKL
- the gnd gene encoding decarboxylating 6-phosphogluconate dehydrogenase, whose protein sequence is MKIGFVGLGKMGGNMVERLLLGGHSCVVSNRSQAPIDVAVSKGAIGATDLADLVGKLEGQKVVWLMIPAGAPVDDSIAELKTLLKPGDVIVDGGNSNFRDSMRRGEELKAHGIHFMDAGTSGGVWGLQVGYCLMVGSSKEAFAVVEPALKTLAPENGYLRCGETGSGHFVKMVHNGIEYAIMQSYAEGFELMHRGPFPIDLPAVSKVWEHGSVVRSWLLELATLALEDDPNLEKVKPWVADSGEGRWTVHECVDYAVPAPTISAALFARFASRDEEGFGLRLLSALRNQFGGHAMKLEK